In the genome of Bryobacteraceae bacterium, one region contains:
- a CDS encoding alpha/beta hydrolase, with the protein MFTTSSSPKKLPTIAWSSAAGLLLAGTLLAQRGGPPPKAEPLWPNGAPGAQGSAEPDIPTLAYYAVPANGPARPNGTAVVVCPGGGYRNLAMDHEGDQVARWLNSLGIAAFVLKYRLGPKYHHPVELGDAQRAIRTVRSRAASLGIAPDRIGIWGFSAGGHLASSAATHFDDGNAASADLIDRASSRPDFAILTYPVITFTDEPYVHKGSRTNLLGDSPDPATVRLMSNELQVTSRTPPTFLVHTSEDRGVPAENSVLFYLALRKAGVPAEMHIYEKGPHGFGLGWSDATLTSWPARLADWLRGRSLLN; encoded by the coding sequence ATGTTCACGACGTCATCATCACCAAAGAAGCTCCCAACTATCGCATGGAGTAGCGCCGCCGGCCTTCTGCTCGCCGGAACTCTCCTCGCACAGCGTGGCGGTCCCCCGCCCAAAGCGGAACCGCTTTGGCCCAACGGCGCGCCGGGCGCCCAGGGCTCGGCCGAACCCGATATCCCCACCCTCGCCTACTACGCAGTCCCCGCGAACGGGCCAGCGAGACCCAACGGAACCGCCGTCGTCGTCTGCCCGGGCGGCGGCTACCGGAATCTCGCCATGGATCATGAAGGCGATCAGGTCGCCCGCTGGCTCAACTCGCTCGGCATCGCCGCCTTCGTTCTCAAGTACCGCCTCGGCCCCAAGTATCACCACCCCGTCGAACTCGGCGACGCGCAACGTGCGATCCGCACCGTCCGCTCCCGTGCCGCCTCCCTCGGTATCGCGCCGGACCGCATCGGCATCTGGGGCTTCTCCGCCGGCGGCCACCTCGCCTCCTCCGCCGCCACCCACTTCGACGACGGCAACGCCGCCTCGGCCGACCTCATCGACCGCGCTTCCTCCAGGCCCGATTTCGCCATCCTCACCTATCCCGTGATCACCTTCACCGACGAGCCCTACGTCCATAAGGGGTCCCGCACGAATCTCTTAGGGGATTCGCCCGACCCCGCCACGGTCCGACTCATGTCGAACGAGCTCCAGGTGACATCGCGCACTCCGCCGACCTTCCTCGTCCACACCAGCGAAGACCGTGGCGTTCCCGCCGAGAATAGTGTCCTGTTCTACCTCGCCCTCCGCAAAGCGGGAGTGCCCGCCGAAATGCACATCTACGAGAAAGGGCCCCACGGCTTCGGCCTTGGATGGTCCGACGCGACCCTCACTTCCTGGCCGGCGCGTCTCGCTGATTGGCTTCGCGGGCGCAGTCTCCTGAACTAG
- the guaB gene encoding IMP dehydrogenase, which yields MILDTVAEGLTFDDVVLVPSRSAVMPTQADTRTFFTRKIALNIPVSSSAMDTVTESHLAIALAREGGIGIIHRNMSIERQAEEVDRVKRSEAGMIVDPVTIQPDQKIADALDLMRRFRISGVPVTDESGKLVGILTNRDLRFESRYDLPVADVMTKSDLITVPVGTTLEQAEAILHQHRVEKLLVVDDHYMLKGLITVKDIQKKLKYPNAAKDSQGRLRAGAAIGATGDFLERAQELVRRKVDVIVIDTAHAHSERVMEAVVAVKRALPEVELVAGNVGTYEGARDLIALGVDGIKVGIGPGSICTTRVVSGAGVPQITAVAEASKAARDAGVPIIADGGIKYSGDITKAIAAGADCVMIGSLLAGTEESPGETILFQGRTFKSYRGMGSMGAMSQGSGERYAQEGVAASKLVPEGIEGRVPYKGLLGELVFQLVGGLRSGMGYCGCATIPELQQRAKFLRVTVAALRESHVHDVIITKEAPNYRME from the coding sequence ATGATCCTGGATACTGTGGCCGAAGGCCTCACTTTCGACGACGTTGTCCTTGTTCCATCGCGTAGCGCGGTCATGCCCACCCAGGCCGACACGCGCACCTTCTTCACGAGGAAAATCGCGCTCAATATCCCCGTGTCCAGTTCCGCCATGGACACGGTCACCGAGTCCCATCTCGCCATCGCCCTGGCCCGTGAGGGCGGCATTGGCATCATCCACCGGAACATGTCCATCGAGCGTCAGGCCGAAGAGGTCGATCGCGTCAAACGCTCGGAAGCCGGCATGATCGTCGACCCGGTGACTATTCAGCCGGATCAGAAAATCGCCGACGCCCTCGACCTCATGCGTCGCTTCCGCATCTCCGGCGTCCCCGTCACCGACGAAAGCGGCAAACTCGTCGGCATCCTCACCAATCGCGACCTCCGGTTCGAAAGCCGTTACGACCTCCCCGTCGCCGATGTCATGACCAAGTCCGACCTCATCACCGTTCCGGTCGGCACCACCCTCGAACAGGCCGAGGCCATCCTTCATCAGCATCGTGTCGAAAAACTCCTCGTGGTCGACGACCACTACATGCTGAAGGGCCTCATCACGGTCAAGGACATTCAGAAGAAGTTGAAGTACCCGAACGCGGCCAAGGATAGCCAGGGCCGCCTTCGCGCTGGAGCAGCCATCGGCGCCACCGGCGACTTCCTCGAACGCGCCCAGGAACTGGTCCGCCGCAAGGTCGACGTCATCGTCATCGACACCGCCCACGCTCATAGCGAACGCGTGATGGAAGCGGTTGTCGCCGTCAAACGCGCACTCCCGGAAGTGGAACTCGTCGCCGGCAATGTCGGGACCTACGAAGGCGCCCGCGACCTCATCGCCCTCGGCGTCGACGGCATCAAGGTCGGCATCGGCCCGGGCTCCATCTGCACAACCCGCGTCGTCTCCGGCGCCGGCGTCCCGCAGATCACCGCCGTCGCCGAAGCCTCCAAGGCCGCCCGCGACGCCGGCGTCCCCATCATCGCCGACGGCGGCATCAAGTACTCCGGTGACATCACGAAGGCAATCGCCGCCGGCGCCGATTGCGTGATGATCGGCAGCCTCCTCGCCGGCACGGAAGAAAGCCCCGGCGAGACGATCCTTTTTCAGGGCCGCACCTTCAAGAGCTATCGCGGCATGGGCTCCATGGGCGCCATGAGCCAAGGCTCCGGCGAACGCTACGCCCAGGAAGGTGTCGCCGCCTCGAAACTCGTCCCCGAAGGCATTGAGGGGCGCGTCCCCTACAAAGGCTTGCTCGGCGAACTCGTGTTTCAACTGGTCGGCGGACTTCGTTCCGGTATGGGATACTGCGGTTGCGCCACGATCCCCGAACTCCAGCAGCGGGCGAAGTTCCTTCGCGTGACCGTGGCAGCCCTGAGGGAAAGCCATGTTCACGACGTCATCATCACCAAAGAAGCTCCCAACTATCGCATGGAGTAG